Proteins encoded by one window of Microplitis demolitor isolate Queensland-Clemson2020A chromosome 6, iyMicDemo2.1a, whole genome shotgun sequence:
- the LOC103575084 gene encoding uncharacterized protein LOC103575084 encodes MKMNKLSFLLLSLLIINNQHEVQGLSFASIFDIGSIISDVVGIVCDVANMFIEQEMAPDHSRDYEKFHSELKEEFQVEVDVKSEFTESDLNMLELELSTQRVSVDFNSYGREASEQDKQIAKLITNFDTVIRQVDILAFTVHDELKSRLKKAAKKIDNNFKLNRAIDSLVQYTNRIDELYKKLISHFNNDEVLNYESFQSLRRTITSLKVENPLDTLDQMCNLFTPQRSSDVTDSILTYFVRDKNSLTFQQRCDLTSTYQDQLKVIYNMVMITELRAFLMITVAYRQSELEQRMYYKNETDVAVQMFMDRSRRYLSAMKNALASIPSELMRCDPARHIKDETSFEMTLLFGSYYMNVAQLDNKCSDSCGSIDTKRQLECLNFDREKSNINDHDKFSTTPSYCPRFQCHGRLHNCRTSNNNHLCEARIEKESRYKWIKRSVNNDMIQECDGTYINTFTQMPCSSCICQCSEEGAESVATRAISFIPQFSDVKNNMVVTNVRFQKKDNMMHIQIQEGKLLSEGRVNRSTLRWVKLDDLEYRKNTPEGSFVKLTKDDEVPLVLKTDYTFLNYNDRTIWLDDVIVDRGYVVTGVKFSHIRSSEAITIEVYPTKFDYFTGELVANENSNEWINPLRMSFNNKEYYKIRSEINLSNCDDPLKNLKNEVMSKPNQLIKFQVGDFTKTSGQIVIPFIDARPAGITGHTALTGVGIFHRGARGYGGFLAPKLIGLDHSKYLQQEISQDKINSYKPSYQRARHNSFQ; translated from the exons atgaaaatgaacaagttatcatttttattattatcattactaataataaataatcagcaTGAAGTACAGGGTTTAAGTTTCGCCAGTATATTCGATATCGGTTCAATAATAAGTGATGTCGTTGGTATAGTTTGTGACGTTGCAAATATGTTTATAGAGCAAGAAATGGCACCTGATCATTCACgtgattatgaaaaattccACAGCGAACTTAAGGAGGAATTCCAAGTAGAAGTTGACGTAAAATCAGAGTTCACCGAATCTGACTTGAATATGTTGGAATTAGAGCTTAGCACACAAAGAGTATCAGTTGATTTCAATTCATATGGCAGAGAAGCATCTGAACAGGATAAGCAAATAGCAAAACTGATTACTAACTTCGACACTGTCATAAGACAAGTTGACATATTAGCTTTCACTGTTCACGATGAGCTGAAAAGCCGATTGAAAAAagccgctaaaaaaattgataataattttaaattaaacaggGCAATAGATAGTTTGGTCCAGTATACTAATAGAATAGACGAATTATATAAGAAGCTTATAAGTCATTTTAACAACGATGAGGTTCTCAATTATGAATCATTTCAAAGTTTAAGAAGAACTATAACGTCATTGAAAGTAGAGAATCCTCTAGATACTCTTGATCAAATGTGCAATCTTTTTACACCTCAAAGATCATCTGATGTGACCGACAGCATTCTCACTTACTTTGTTAGAGATAAAAat AGTCTTACGTTTCAACAACGATGTGACTTGACTTCCACATACCAAGACCAGTTAAAAGTAATATACAATATGGTTATGATTACTGAACTACGTGCATTCCTCATGATAACTGTTGCATACAGGCAAAGTGAACTCGAACAGAGAA tGTATTATAAAAACGAAACTGATGTCGCTGTTCAAATGTTCATGGATAGATCACGTAGATATTTATCGGCTATGAAAAATGCCCTGGCATCTATACCGTCTGAATTAATGCGTTGTGATCCGGCTAGACATATTAAAG ACGAGACCAGTTTCGAAATGACGCTTTTGTTTGGAAGTTATTATATGAACGTCGCTCAGTTGGATAACAAGTGTTCAGATTCATGTGGAAGTATCGATACTAAACGTCAACTTGAGTGTCTCAACTTTGATCGTGAAAAGTCTAACATTAATGATCATGATAAGTTCTCTACAACTCCTTCTTACTGTCCACGATTCCAATGTCATGGAAGACTGCATAATTGTCGAACAAGCAATAACAATCACTTGTGTGAAGCg cgCATTGAAAAGGAAAGTCGTTATAAATGGATTAAAAGGAGTGTTAATAACGACATGATACAAGAATGCGATGGTACTTACATCAACACGTTTACTCAGATGCCCTGCTCTAGTTGTATCTGTCAATGTTCTGAAGAAGGTGCTGAATCTGTTGCAACACGGGCTATTAGTTTTATACCGCAGTTTTCTGATGTCAAAAACAATat ggTCGTTACAAACGTTCGTTTCCAAAAAAAAGATAACATGATGCACATACAAATTCAAGAGGGTAAACTTTTATCAGAAGGTAGAGTGAACCGTAGCACTCTACGATGGGTTAAACTAGATGACTTAGAATACAGAAAAAATACTCCCGAGGGATCATTTGTCAAGCTGACAAAAGACGACGAAGTCCCTCTGGTTCTTAAGACTGATTACACCTTTTTGAATTACAATGACAGAACTATTTGGTTAGACGATGTAATAGTTGACAGAGGTTACGTCGTCACTGGTGTTAAATTTAGTCATATAAGATCATCTGAGGCAATAACTATCGAGGTCTATCCAACAAAATTCGACTATTTCACCGGTGAGTTAGTCGCAAACGAAAACTCTAATGAATGGATAAATCCTCTTCGGATGTCCTTTAATAACaaagaatattataaaattag atcgGAAATAAATCTATCAAACTGCGATGACcccttgaaaaatttgaaaaatgaagtAATGTCAAAACctaatcaattgattaaattCCAAGTAGGTGATTTCACAAAAACTTCTGGACAAATAGTTATTCCCTTTATTGATGCTCGTCCAGCTGGTATAACGGGTCATACGGCGCTAACTGGTGTTGGGATATTCCATCGCGGGGCTAGAGGCTACGGAGGATTTTTGGCTCCTAAACTTATCGGGCTGGATCATTCGAAATACTTGCAACAGGAAATTTCgcaagataaaattaattcatacaAACCTTCTTATCAGAGAGCAAGAcataattcttttcaataa